One window of the Xiphophorus couchianus chromosome 12, X_couchianus-1.0, whole genome shotgun sequence genome contains the following:
- the poc5 gene encoding centrosomal protein POC5 isoform X2, with translation MSSEEDEDSPVLPKDSDRGSSVSSELQDEYEELFRYAVITPKHDLLSIGQGQSSQRTDEPSGQHLQEPEADERLSIRSIRLSQAFSQAERTAGPSSSKTSVRSNAPSEDFQAASKSSDNQESHDCAFTEMFISEENLGKMENILDTWSHNLKSNVLTELQKWKYAFMERHRMEMKKEGEKHAVQMAGLKSELDTLKGLLRTYETSNQRKDEVIRNLSQVLERQKEKQEKMKTLTHWRLQHAEAKEEAHAVQVARQHYSLQLKRKVWQGWHGLVQKRWKTKVERACRSRAEEVCSHLSAEYEAKLAEQSEALDKSEAEIQRLHFERERYEESMKKAFMRGVCALNMEALNMFQSNETRTEQLPTQEPHDPSPGQEERGSATLPKHQPFPTTSKRFSPVHFERLEPTQREADDMVGPRASTSQEEMLPFTTVLHSSLPLGGIASTHKQSGARIVTAGQQKSSKTVTARITARSDVGKVPHGGLQVMGVAPPMSSVVVERHHPITQLTVGQALASKFPRPLQQSHTSAVGRASSRTHTSTCSVHSIKEVE, from the exons ATGTCAtcagaggaggatgaagacAGTCCTGTTCTCCCCAAAGACTCAGACCGGGGCAGCTCTGTGTCTTCTGAGCTTCAG GATGAGTATGAGGAGCTCTTTCGCTATGCTGTTATCACCCCCAAACATGACCTGCTTTCTATTGGTCAAGGTCAAAGTTCCCAGAGAACAGATGAACCAAGTGGACAGCATCTACAAG AACCTGAAGCAGATGAGAGGCTCTCCATCAGAAGTATAAGATTGTCACAGGCCTTTTCTCAGG CTGAGAGGACAGCAGGTCCGTCGTCAAGCAAGACTTCAGTGCGCTCCAATGCGCCATCAGAGGATTTTCAGGCAGCATCCAAGTCTTCAGACAACCAGGAGTCCCATGATTGTGCTTTCACTGAGATGTTTATCTCTGAAGAGAATCTtggcaaaatggaaaatattctgGATACGTGGAGCCACAACCTCAAG tcAAACGTGCTAACTGAGCTCCAGAAGTGGAAGTATGCCTTCATGGAGCGGCACAGGATGGAGATGAAGAAGGAGGGGGAAAAGCATGCTGTCCAAATGGCTGGCCTGAAGTCAGAGCTCGATACGCTGAAAGGGCTGCTGCGCACCTACGAGACGTCCAACCAGAGAAAGGATGAG GTGATCAGAAATCTGAGCCAGGTGttggagagacagaaagagaagcagGAAAAGATGAAAACCTTAACACACTGGAGACTCCAGCATGCTGAGGCTAAAGAAGAA GCTCATGCTGTTCAGGTGGCTCGGCAGCACTACAGTTTGCAGCTGAAGAGGAAGGTGTGGCAGGGCTGGCATGGTCTGGTCCAAAAACGCTGGAAGACCAAGGTGGAGCGAGCATGCCGTTCCAGGGCTGAGGAGGTCTGCTCCCACCTGTCCGCAGAATACGAGGCCAAGCTGGCagag CAATCCGAGGCTCTTGATAAGTCTGAGGCAGAGATTCAGAGGCTACACTTTGAGCGAGAGCGCTATGAGGAGTCTATGAAGAAAGCCTTCATGAGGGGCGTCTGTGCCCTCAACATGGAGGCTCTCAACATGTTCCAGTCCAATGAAACGCGAACAGAGCAGCTACCCACACAGGAGCCACATG atCCTTCGCCTGGCCAGGAGGAGCGCGGATCAGCTACGTTACCTAAGCATCAGCCGTTTCCCACTACCTCGAAAAGGTTTAGTCCAGTCCACTTTGAACGCCTTGAACCTACACAAAGGGAAGCTGATGATATG GTTGGCCCCAGAGCCTCCACCTCCCAGGAAGAGATGCTTCCTTTCACCACAGTTTTGCACAGCTCTCTCCCATTAGGGGGCATTGCAAGTACCCACAAACAG TCTGGTGCTCGGATTGTGACAGCAGGTCAACAGAAATCCTCAAAGACTGTGACGGCTCGCATCACTGCGCGATCTGATGTCGGTAAGGTCCCACACGGCGGCCTTCAGGTGATGGGAGTAGCTCCACCAATGAGCTCTGTCGTAGTAGAACGCCATCATCCTATTACACAG CTGACGGTTGGACAGGCGTTGGCTTCAAAGTTTCCTCGGCCGCTCCAGCAGAGCCACACATCCGCTGTAGGCAGAGCGTCATCGCGAACACACACCAGCACATGCAGCGTCCACTCAATCAAGGAAGTGGAATGA
- the poc5 gene encoding centrosomal protein POC5 isoform X1 has product MIQMSSEEDEDSPVLPKDSDRGSSVSSELQDEYEELFRYAVITPKHDLLSIGQGQSSQRTDEPSGQHLQEPEADERLSIRSIRLSQAFSQAERTAGPSSSKTSVRSNAPSEDFQAASKSSDNQESHDCAFTEMFISEENLGKMENILDTWSHNLKSNVLTELQKWKYAFMERHRMEMKKEGEKHAVQMAGLKSELDTLKGLLRTYETSNQRKDEVIRNLSQVLERQKEKQEKMKTLTHWRLQHAEAKEEAHAVQVARQHYSLQLKRKVWQGWHGLVQKRWKTKVERACRSRAEEVCSHLSAEYEAKLAEQSEALDKSEAEIQRLHFERERYEESMKKAFMRGVCALNMEALNMFQSNETRTEQLPTQEPHDPSPGQEERGSATLPKHQPFPTTSKRFSPVHFERLEPTQREADDMVGPRASTSQEEMLPFTTVLHSSLPLGGIASTHKQSGARIVTAGQQKSSKTVTARITARSDVGKVPHGGLQVMGVAPPMSSVVVERHHPITQLTVGQALASKFPRPLQQSHTSAVGRASSRTHTSTCSVHSIKEVE; this is encoded by the exons ATGATTCAG ATGTCAtcagaggaggatgaagacAGTCCTGTTCTCCCCAAAGACTCAGACCGGGGCAGCTCTGTGTCTTCTGAGCTTCAG GATGAGTATGAGGAGCTCTTTCGCTATGCTGTTATCACCCCCAAACATGACCTGCTTTCTATTGGTCAAGGTCAAAGTTCCCAGAGAACAGATGAACCAAGTGGACAGCATCTACAAG AACCTGAAGCAGATGAGAGGCTCTCCATCAGAAGTATAAGATTGTCACAGGCCTTTTCTCAGG CTGAGAGGACAGCAGGTCCGTCGTCAAGCAAGACTTCAGTGCGCTCCAATGCGCCATCAGAGGATTTTCAGGCAGCATCCAAGTCTTCAGACAACCAGGAGTCCCATGATTGTGCTTTCACTGAGATGTTTATCTCTGAAGAGAATCTtggcaaaatggaaaatattctgGATACGTGGAGCCACAACCTCAAG tcAAACGTGCTAACTGAGCTCCAGAAGTGGAAGTATGCCTTCATGGAGCGGCACAGGATGGAGATGAAGAAGGAGGGGGAAAAGCATGCTGTCCAAATGGCTGGCCTGAAGTCAGAGCTCGATACGCTGAAAGGGCTGCTGCGCACCTACGAGACGTCCAACCAGAGAAAGGATGAG GTGATCAGAAATCTGAGCCAGGTGttggagagacagaaagagaagcagGAAAAGATGAAAACCTTAACACACTGGAGACTCCAGCATGCTGAGGCTAAAGAAGAA GCTCATGCTGTTCAGGTGGCTCGGCAGCACTACAGTTTGCAGCTGAAGAGGAAGGTGTGGCAGGGCTGGCATGGTCTGGTCCAAAAACGCTGGAAGACCAAGGTGGAGCGAGCATGCCGTTCCAGGGCTGAGGAGGTCTGCTCCCACCTGTCCGCAGAATACGAGGCCAAGCTGGCagag CAATCCGAGGCTCTTGATAAGTCTGAGGCAGAGATTCAGAGGCTACACTTTGAGCGAGAGCGCTATGAGGAGTCTATGAAGAAAGCCTTCATGAGGGGCGTCTGTGCCCTCAACATGGAGGCTCTCAACATGTTCCAGTCCAATGAAACGCGAACAGAGCAGCTACCCACACAGGAGCCACATG atCCTTCGCCTGGCCAGGAGGAGCGCGGATCAGCTACGTTACCTAAGCATCAGCCGTTTCCCACTACCTCGAAAAGGTTTAGTCCAGTCCACTTTGAACGCCTTGAACCTACACAAAGGGAAGCTGATGATATG GTTGGCCCCAGAGCCTCCACCTCCCAGGAAGAGATGCTTCCTTTCACCACAGTTTTGCACAGCTCTCTCCCATTAGGGGGCATTGCAAGTACCCACAAACAG TCTGGTGCTCGGATTGTGACAGCAGGTCAACAGAAATCCTCAAAGACTGTGACGGCTCGCATCACTGCGCGATCTGATGTCGGTAAGGTCCCACACGGCGGCCTTCAGGTGATGGGAGTAGCTCCACCAATGAGCTCTGTCGTAGTAGAACGCCATCATCCTATTACACAG CTGACGGTTGGACAGGCGTTGGCTTCAAAGTTTCCTCGGCCGCTCCAGCAGAGCCACACATCCGCTGTAGGCAGAGCGTCATCGCGAACACACACCAGCACATGCAGCGTCCACTCAATCAAGGAAGTGGAATGA